The window TGGCCTACCTCAGCGTGAGTGGAGCACCGGGGAATCGAACCCCGATTTTCTGCGTGCAAAACAGATGTCTTCCCGTTGGACGAGCGCCCCATGTTGTTTTGTTATCAGTGCCCAGAGCAGGAGTCGAACCTGCGAACACTCGGGTTTAAGTCGAGCCGCTCGGCCGGTTGGCGTATCTAAGCGTTGATCGCTGGTGCCGCTGGGAAGGACGCGACCGACCGCGTCCTTCCCTTGGCTGCCAACGTGTTACGCATGCAGGCGCGGCGTGCTATCGCCGGTCGACTTGCGATGGTTCTTGATCGCCTTGTGCGAATCAGGGAGTTGGTCGCCTTCGATGATCACGTCACCGACACATTCGACCACCCAGCCATCGACCCAACCGACGTTGTCGTCTTTCAACCTCAGGACGCGGCCGATCTTCGCAAACTCTTGCGGGATGTACGATGTCGTTCGCACTGATCCGCCGGCGATGTTGCGTCTCATCGCACATTGCACGTACTTCACATTTCTGGACATCGTCGTTCTCCTTGGTTAATTGCGGGCCAGCGTCACCGTGACGCCGGCAGTAGTCCCGGATGGAATCGAACCATCGTTTCCTGCGTGTAAAACAGGTGTCGTCGCCGTTGGACCACAGGACCATGTTGTCGATCCGAAGAGCACGTCCCCAAGGATTTGAACCCTGACTAACTGGTTTGGAATCAGTAGTGCTACCGTTACACCAGAGACGTGTGAAACTTTTCAAAACAAGTGGGAACGCAAGGAATCGCACCTCTCGCCGACTACCACACAATTAAAGGCAGAAGGGTTACAACCTCCCGTGTGGAAACGCTCCCAATACTTCATCGAACAAGCGGAAGCCGTGGGACTCGAACCCACAACGGTGATTTGCCGCAGCTGTTTTCAAGACAGTGTCCTCATCCGGCCGGGTGACTTCCGTAGTGCGTCATTGAACGCAGTGACGTGAGCGGGAATCGAACCCGCGGACTCCTGGATGAAAACCAGACGATTCTGCCATCAGAATCTACCACGCCGTTTGGTTGCTTCGATCGAAGCGAGTACCGCATAGGAGTTTCGATCTCCTTCCTGCTGCCTGAGAAGCAGCCGACCTAGCCAGTAGTCGAATGCGGCGAATTAAAAGCGATGGCAACGGGAGTCGAACCCGCAGCGACTTGATAGACAATCAAGCTTCCTTCCCAGAGGAAATTGCCACCGAAAATGTTCGCGTCAGGTGACCGATCGGAATTGAACCGACATGGACTTCGTTCACAGCGAAGTTCCTGAAACCAATACAGGACGGCCACAGCTCCATAGGCTGGAATCGAACCAGCGGCAAACTGATTAACAGTCAGTCCGAGCCACCAACGGCTCCCCCATGGATTATGGATTCAAACAGCACCGGAGATTGGAATCGAACCAATGAACTCCTGATTCAGAGTCAGGTGCAGCGACCAACAACTGCTACTCCGGCGTGCATCAAACTTGCAAAGCACTCCGTCCGGGAATTGAACCCGACCTGCGAGCTTCAAAGGCTCACGTCGCGACTACGCGCCGGAGAGAGTTTTCAACAATGGAAGAGTGTCCTGTGGGAGTCGAACCCACCTAGCCGGATTGGAAGTCCGGAACCTTTGCCGCTCGGGCAAGGACACTGAATATGCGGAAGTTTGAAGGGCGAGGTGTGAAACGAAGCGAGCTATCTCACACTTCTCGCTTCACCCTTCAAACTTCGCGAAGCTCCGGCGGATGGACTCGAACCATCACTCGTCTCCTTAACAGGGAGCCGCCTTACCATTGGGCCACACCGGATTCTGCAAAGCGCCCAGTGGGAGTCGAACCCACACTTCCGCCATGGCAAGGCAGCAGGCTACCGCTACATCATGGGCGCAAAAATGCATCACTACCAAATTGTCAAAGATCAATACGCCGAAGCGCTCAAGAGCACCGAGCCGGAATCGAACCCGCATCACCTCGCTCGCGACGGAGGAGTCTTGCCGTTAGACCATCAGTGCTTGTTTCAAAATGTCTCAAGTGGGATCGGTGAGAATCGAACTCACATCGCTCGGATTAAGAGTCCGATGCATTACCTTGTCTGCCACAATCCCATGTGTCGTTTTAGTGGGGTAAGCTTCCAGCTTGCCGTTGTTTGTAATTCGCAGGCTGGAAGCCTACGCCACGTCAGTCGGCGTGGCGGGAATTGAACCCGCGACCGTCGCCTTATAAGGACGCCGCTCTTACCCCTGAGCTACACGCCGATGTGTAGCGATGGGGCCGAAGGGAGTTGAACCCTCACCGAACGGATTAAAAGTCCGTCATGCTGCCAGTTACACCACAGCCCCGATGTTCAATCGCGGCTATGCGTTTCAAACGCAGTTCAGTAAGCATGTTTGTTTCTCTTTCGTGTTGTTGTCGTAAGTGGTAGCCCCGAGGATCGAACTCAGCGCGACCCGCGTATCAGGCGGATTTGGGCGACCAGCCCTCGACTACCGTTGTCGTTTCAAAAAAGTCGGACACCTCGGAGTCGAACCGAGACCCTCCTGGTCCCAAACCAGGCGTGCTTCCATCTGCACCTGTATCCGATGTTGTTTGTTCTCGCCGCGGATGATTCCGTCGGCGCATATCTTCCTTGTCAGTGGGCCGGGAGGCGCTCGAATCCTCGTCTGCGGTTCTTCAGACCGCCGCTAGACCGTCTCAGCTACCAGCCCATATTGGGTTCGTTGTTGGGGCCCGCCGTTCGATGCGGACACGAAAAAAGGCTCGATGCCTGCGTGACACCGAGCCTTCATGAAGAAGTCGTTCGCTTTTGCAAGCGAGTGTCACATCAAACGCGGATACGCCGGGGCATTATCTGTATTCAACGGTTGCCCGCCGAAGAGACTGCCTTCGTGTATCTGTTCGAGTCGACTGGATTGAATATTCGTTAACATCAGAAAGCTCGTTACTCGCTCGTCTGTGAATGTGACTTGTGTGTTCGGAGAGATAGACTCTTTCGCGGCCAGATGGTTCGCCAAAAATGCCAGCTTCTGCGAAAAACATTCTTGGCCGACAGTGCCTCACACGAACATGAAACACCGCTCAGGCTCGAAAGTACTCATTGGACGCGAAAATAAATCAGTCGCGGGGTGCAAGGAAACGCAAGTGGTGAGCGGCATGTGCAGAATGAATTTGCTCAATCCGCTCACGTGGCAATCGCCCAAACGCTGGATGCGGAGCATAGTCACCAAGGTGAGCGTAGAACCGAGTCACGCTCGCAGAGAAAGCCTCAACCTCACGAGCGTCATCCAGATCGGCCGGCGGAACGAACATCGACGCTGTGCGAATTCCACGCGGTGAATCGCCGCTAAGAACTTTCGGCAAGAGGATTCGTCGCATCACAGGACGCAAGAACGCGAACAGAGACATCCACTTCGGATAGCCATCAACACTCGGATCTTGCACCAGTACCAGATGGCGGCAAATCTGCCCCAGCGACCAATTGCCATTCCGGTTGTATCCGCTCTGCAGTAGCGACCGCGCCTCTCGGACCGCCGCGTTCAGATCGTCGAAGTGTAGTTCCCGCAGTTGTTCCATGCGGTTAGTTTAACGCGATAGGACATTGTTGAAACCGTAGTGCAAGCATTGTCGATGCAGAGCCAACCCTCGATACGAAACTCCCTATGAACTCAATCGAAAAGTTTCTCGCCGCAAAAACTTATGCAGTCGCCGGCGCATCCAACCGTCAGCACAAGTACGGCAACAAAGTCTTCCGCGCCCTGCTCGCGGCCAACCGCGAAACCTACCCACTCAATCCAGCCCAAGACGAAATCGAAGGCCACCAGGCCTACCCGTCGATCGCAGACCTACCGCTCGTCCCCGAAGCTCTCTCGATCATCACGCCACCCGAGGTCACTCGCCGAGTTGTCGCTGATGCGATCGCAGCCGGAGTAAAGCACATCTGGATGCAGCCCGGAGCCGAAGACGAACAAGCCAGCGAATCGGCACGCGAAGCCGGCATCACCGTCATCGACGACGGCAGTTGCATTCTCGTGCTATTGGCCCGCATCTAGCCAGGATCCGCGTACCATTCAGTCGAATGCGCTCAACTATTCGCCGATGCAATACAGGTGAGTGTTCGAGCGCATGAACAGACAATCATCGCTGATGGCCGGCGTTCCACCGAAACCGCTGGTATCGAATGTCATGTCACCTGACCCGATGACCTTGAATTCAGGCTTGGCTTCGATCACATGCACCATTCCGGAGTTTGTGGCGACATAGATTTTGCCTCCGGCAGCGACCGGCGAAGCAAAGTCATCTCCGCCACCACCACCCCGGCCGCCTCGCCCTCCGGAATCAAAACCACCCGCATCACGACCACCTCGATCTCGTCCGAAGCCGCCGCGCTGGTCGCCTCGGTCTCCGTCGCCTCGTTCCTGATCGCCGGGTCCCTCTGGTTGCCTGTCGGCTCCTGACGATCCGGCGTTCGTACTGGGCAACCGATCCTGGAAAACACGTTCGCCGGTCCTTGCGTCAACGCACTCGACCACCGAACCACTCACCGAGAACAGGTGTCCGTCAACGAGGACTGGTGTTGCGTATCGGGTGCGTATACGGCCTTCCCAGCGCGTGTTTTTTTCAGACACATCGTTTTTGCCATCGACACGGATGGCATAGCTCTCTTCGCCGGTTGCGTAAACGATGCCGTCGTCGACGATCAAGCTAACCTGAGCGTTTCGCGAGTTCACGCCGTTGGCGAACCAGCTCAATTTACCAGTGGCGTTGCTGAGCCCCCAGACTTCGCCGATCACCGACAGAGCGATTTCACTCTGACCATTATTGGTGACCAAAATCGGCGTCGTCCAGCACTCGCCCAACCCATCGGCTTCGGCGCGGTGCATTTCTTTACCCGTCTTCTTGTCGAGCCAAACGATCGACAACGATTCATCCGCCGCGTTCACGATGACATGCTCATCGGTCACAATGGGACTGGCGGCGGATCCAAATCCCTTGAGGCTCGGTTCTTGCCCAACGCTTTGGCTCCAGATCTCGTTGCCCTCAAGATCGTAGGCATAAACACCAGACTTTCCGAAGAACGCGAAGACGTGTGTTCCATCGCTGGCGGGCGTGTTGCTGGCGTAACCATGAGTGGGAATTCCCGGTCCTTGCCACGAGTCTTCTGGCATCTTGGCGTTGACCGTCTTCTTCCACAGCAACTCTCCCGACTTTCGATCGGCGCAGATTAAATGCCGCTTCAAGTCTTCAAGGTTACCGCCTTCGTACCCATAGCCGGAGTAACACGTCACAAAAACTTTGTCGCCAACGACGATCGGACTGGAAACCCCGCGGCCAGGAAGTTCAAGTTTCCATTTGAAGTTCTTGTCTTTGCCAAACTCGGTGGGCGCACCTGATGTCGCAATTCCGGAGCCATTGGGGCCGCGGAACCGAGTCCAGTCGGCATTGACCACGGTCGAAAGCAGAAGGGGAAGCAATATCGTCAAACTGCGAACGAAGCACTGAGTATGCATTGGGTGACTGCAATGATGGTGAGGAGAAGCGGAAGTCGCCCTAAAATTGCGACGGTTTGATGTACGATCTGAAGCTGTTGCTCTTAACACTGAAACTCTTGACGAGTTTCGTTACGTCCATTCAATTCGACTCAAGGATCGGAAAACGTTTCGGCGTGCTGCCGTCCGGTGGTGAATCGACTTTCACCCGAAACAGGACGGTGTTGTCCAGTTCAAGGTCGTCCGCCCAAATGAACTTGGCACCTTCAAAATCGTGTTGATAGAAAGGCCGTTTTGGCCCAACGGTTTGTTCATCGAACTCTTTGGCCGACTGCCAATCGCTGTCATCAAAGTCAACCGCAGTCCAGTTCTCTGGCATCTCCTCACGCCTGACCTTCGGATTGCGGGTGTCTCGGTCGATTGGCCCATGAAAGATTGATTTGGCTTTCCAGTGGTTCCCTGTGACCGTTCCATCGGCCATCTTGAGAATGAAACCGCCGTCACCGATTTGGGTGTTGTTGTATTCCATCGCAGTGATTGGGTCGGCATTATCCTTGGCAATCACCGCAATCGTCATCGGATAGCTGGGGAAGACGTCGACCGAGATGACGTTGTGTGGCATGAACCGGATCGAGTCGACCGCGATCAGTTCACCGTTGATGTACAGCGAGAACCAGTTGTCGGCGTAGACGTTCAACTTCTTCGTGTCTTCGATCTCTGGCTTTGCGCCGCCGCCTCCGCGTGGTGGTGGTCGGCGGCCACTGGGTGGCTGTGCGATCACGAACGTCGTCACGGATACGAGTAACGCAACGACGGTACCGAGTAAGAGGACGCCAGTTTTGCTTTGGATTGCATTTTTCATTCGGAATTCCAGCGGGTGAGTAAGTGACTCTTGTAGTGGATCTTGTTAAAAATCCTCAGGCTCAGGGATCTTTAACAAGATCCACTACGACAGAACACGCAGGTCACGGTCTATCGTTCGTACAAGACATCTAAAGTCGATTCGCCGAGCAGCTTGTTCTTCATCGCGTTTTGCAAATTGGCTCTGGTTGCCTCACGCGGAGAAACGTCAAGCTTTGATGACAGTGCGTAAACCGTGATGTGATACTTTTTCAGACCAGGACCTTTGGAGCACATCGGGTCGAAGTTGGTGGCCCCTCGATCGTTAGCGCCAACGATTCCGACGCCCTGCGAGTCTTGCTTCAGCGA of the Rhodopirellula baltica SH 1 genome contains:
- a CDS encoding DUF1569 domain-containing protein; the encoded protein is MEQLRELHFDDLNAAVREARSLLQSGYNRNGNWSLGQICRHLVLVQDPSVDGYPKWMSLFAFLRPVMRRILLPKVLSGDSPRGIRTASMFVPPADLDDAREVEAFSASVTRFYAHLGDYAPHPAFGRLPRERIEQIHSAHAAHHLRFLAPRD
- a CDS encoding CoA-binding protein, with product MNSIEKFLAAKTYAVAGASNRQHKYGNKVFRALLAANRETYPLNPAQDEIEGHQAYPSIADLPLVPEALSIITPPEVTRRVVADAIAAGVKHIWMQPGAEDEQASESAREAGITVIDDGSCILVLLARI
- a CDS encoding outer membrane protein assembly factor BamB family protein; protein product: MHTQCFVRSLTILLPLLLSTVVNADWTRFRGPNGSGIATSGAPTEFGKDKNFKWKLELPGRGVSSPIVVGDKVFVTCYSGYGYEGGNLEDLKRHLICADRKSGELLWKKTVNAKMPEDSWQGPGIPTHGYASNTPASDGTHVFAFFGKSGVYAYDLEGNEIWSQSVGQEPSLKGFGSAASPIVTDEHVIVNAADESLSIVWLDKKTGKEMHRAEADGLGECWTTPILVTNNGQSEIALSVIGEVWGLSNATGKLSWFANGVNSRNAQVSLIVDDGIVYATGEESYAIRVDGKNDVSEKNTRWEGRIRTRYATPVLVDGHLFSVSGSVVECVDARTGERVFQDRLPSTNAGSSGADRQPEGPGDQERGDGDRGDQRGGFGRDRGGRDAGGFDSGGRGGRGGGGGDDFASPVAAGGKIYVATNSGMVHVIEAKPEFKVIGSGDMTFDTSGFGGTPAISDDCLFMRSNTHLYCIGE